In a genomic window of Atribacterota bacterium:
- a CDS encoding DUF72 domain-containing protein — MTTHFVGTCSWTDKTLLTEGNFYPPTIKNAAERLQFYASHFNTVEVDSSFYAFPSEHNARLWVERTPSHFLFNLKAFSLFTFHHTTTRNIPSFLLPELPQNAQEENSLNARTIPREFLALILQAFLKSTLPLKESQKLGYILFQFPPWFQEGKDTRAYLEWLREQSEGFSIAIEFRHRSWLETPMREKTFTLLQKLRFAYVCVDEPQLSWTVPPVVARTANQMVIRFHGRNTIAWQDHHASIWEKFNYLYQEKELKQWLRVLQKPSQEAETVFLMFNNCFRDYAIRNAKMMQALLFAPDHPG; from the coding sequence ATGACAACCCATTTTGTGGGAACCTGTTCCTGGACCGATAAAACCCTTCTTACCGAGGGGAACTTTTATCCTCCTACGATCAAGAATGCTGCAGAACGACTCCAATTCTATGCATCCCACTTTAACACTGTAGAAGTTGACTCGAGTTTCTATGCTTTTCCATCGGAACACAACGCCCGCCTCTGGGTCGAACGTACCCCATCCCACTTCCTCTTCAACCTGAAAGCCTTTTCCCTGTTCACCTTTCATCACACCACCACCCGAAATATCCCCTCCTTTCTCCTTCCCGAACTCCCCCAAAACGCTCAGGAGGAAAACTCACTCAACGCCAGAACCATTCCCCGAGAATTCCTCGCCTTGATTCTACAAGCCTTTCTGAAATCGACTTTGCCCCTCAAAGAATCTCAGAAACTCGGATACATCCTCTTCCAGTTTCCTCCTTGGTTTCAGGAAGGAAAGGACACCAGAGCGTACTTAGAATGGTTACGCGAACAGAGTGAGGGGTTTTCCATAGCCATTGAATTTCGTCATCGAAGCTGGCTGGAAACTCCTATGCGAGAAAAAACTTTTACTCTGTTACAGAAGCTCCGTTTTGCTTACGTATGCGTTGATGAACCGCAACTTTCCTGGACAGTGCCGCCGGTTGTGGCCCGCACGGCTAATCAGATGGTAATCCGATTCCACGGACGGAATACCATTGCCTGGCAAGACCACCATGCCTCTATCTGGGAGAAATTTAATTACCTCTACCAGGAAAAAGAACTCAAACAGTGGCTTCGGGTCCTCCAAAAACCATCACAGGAAGCCGAAACCGTTTTTCTCATGTTCAATAACTGTTTCCGGGACTA